CGAGTTCGGCCGCGCGTGGGCTCTTGCCGATGGGCGCCAGGTGGATGAGGCCGACGACAAACGCGAGCAGCGCCACCACGGTCGCCTGGAACTGGAGCCCGCGGCGTACGACCTGGCGGGCGGCGCGCGCTTGCGGCGTGAGCGGCGCACCGGCGGGGCCTCCGACCGCCGGGTTGAGGTACTCGTCGGCCTCCAGCTGCGTGATGATGTCCTGGTTCTTGAGGAACAGCACCAGCCGCGCGTGGTAGTTCATCTCCACGTGCTTGGCGAGAAACCGCTCGAGCGCCATCACCAGGTCCTGCGCAGACCGGTACCGGTCGCGCGGCAGCTTTTGCATGCACTTGGCCATGATCCGCTCGAGCTCGCGCGGGATGTCCGGGTTGAGCTTGCGCGGGCTTTCGTACTTCTCGAGGCGGATCTTGTGCATGACGGACTTCTGTTCGTCCTCGACGAACGGTTTGCGCCCGGTGCACATCTGGTAGAGCACGATTCCGAGCGAGAAGATGTCGGAACGCGCGTCGAGTTTGTCGCCGAGGATCTGCTCCGGCGACATGTACGACGGTGTGCCGATGCCCGTCCCCGCGTCGGTGAGGTCGGCGCCGTACGTCTTGTCGCGCGCGATGCCGAAGTCCATCAGCTTCACGCCGCCCTGGCGCGCGATCATGATGTTCGCCGGCTTGATGTCGCGGTGAATGATTCCCCGGTAGTGGATGTAGTCGAGCGCCCGCGCGACCTGCATCGCGATGATCGCCGCTACGTCGTACGGGATTCGCCCGCACCTTTCGAGCAGATCGTACAGGTCGATCCCTTCGACGTACTCCATCACGATGAACAGCGCG
This genomic window from Deltaproteobacteria bacterium contains:
- a CDS encoding serine/threonine protein kinase produces the protein MLERIGNCRIVDEVASGGMAVVYRAIQDSLNRTVAIKALKTSAAAEPHIVTRFEREAQSLANLQHENIIHVYDYIEERGALFIVMEYVEGIDLYDLLERCGRIPYDVAAIIAMQVARALDYIHYRGIIHRDIKPANIMIARQGGVKLMDFGIARDKTYGADLTDAGTGIGTPSYMSPEQILGDKLDARSDIFSLGIVLYQMCTGRKPFVEDEQKSVMHKIRLEKYESPRKLNPDIPRELERIMAKCMQKLPRDRYRSAQDLVMALERFLAKHVEMNYHARLVLFLKNQDIITQLEADEYLNPAVGGPAGAPLTPQARAARQVVRRGLQFQATVVALLAFVVGLIHLAPIGKSPRAAELAAAPPPAGRLVFHAYPWARLHIDGKLAAVTPVARPIEVPAGEHDVVVENDFFEPVERRLYVPPGESVDLVVDFEKRGTRR